Within the Streptomyces vilmorinianum genome, the region CGTGGATTGCGCACGCTTCCTGTCGAGTTCACCCCTCTTGCGAACTGACGTGCCGTCAAGACTGTGACTTTTACGTGATCTCCGCTGCATCGACTTGTTACTGACGTTCGAATGCCGCTACGTTCACCGTCACCTCAGCAGTCACGCGAAAGGCACTCCGCATGCGCTCCGGGAACGGACGACACCGTAGACCCCGTCAGGCCCCCGCCATCGTCGTCGCAGCCGGTGTGACCGGCTCGGCGCTCGCGCTGCCGCTCCTGGCCGCGGGCTCCGCCTCCGCCGCCGACGCCGCCACCTGGGACCGGGTCGCCGAGTGCGAGTCGGGCGGCCAGTGGAGTGCCAACTTCGGCAACGGGCTCTACGGCGGGCTGCAGTTCACCCAGGAGGGCTGGGAGCGTCACGGCGGTCTGGCGTACGCGACGAGCGCGGACTACGCGAGCCGCGCCCAGCAGATCGCGGTGGCGGAGAAGGCGCTCGCCGCGGGCGACACGCAGTGGGACACCTGCGCCCCGATCGCCGGTCTGACGAACGACGGCACCGCTCCCGAGGTCGACCCGGGGCCCGCCGTCACGCCGGCGCCCACCGGGCCGGTCTACGGCTCGAACCGGACCGAGGGCCTGCCGGCCGGCCCCGAGGCCGTCCCCACCCAGCCCGAGACCACCCGCACCACCCCTGCCGGCCCCACCACCCCCGCGACGCCGGACGCCTCGGCGCCGTCGGACGCGCCGATCTCCGGCGCCACCCCCGAGACCTCCGTCACGCCCTCCACCCCGGCCGCCCCCGGCACCGGCAAGCACCGCGGCGACGCCGCCAAGGAGGAATCGGGCACTACGGACAAGGTTGACGATTCCGGTCGTCATGCCGCACCGGTCGACGGGCCTGACGCGCCGACAAGTGACGTGACCGGCGGTGAGGGTTCGAATAATCCGGATACAACAGACACGTCGGACGCTACGGGCATCGCGGGCGAATACACCGTCAAGCCGGGCGACAGCCTCTCCGAGATCGCCCAGCAGAACGAGCTCCCCGGCGGCTGGACCTCCCTCTATGACGCCAACCGTCAGACCGTCGGTGCCGATCCGGACCTCATTCACCCTGGTCAGAGCCTTGACCTGACGATCGGCCTGCCGCAGAAGGCGAAGTAGTTCGGGGTCGTATGTCCGGTTCTGTGCAAGTGAGACATGGGTCTCTTCGTCCCAACTGGCCCGCCACGTCCGCAAACTCTGCTTCCGTCACCTCTCACCTGCGTAAACACCCTTCGTCCGGCGGCGAGTAGGGGCGTTTTCTCCTCAATGCCCGTCTTTGAACTTCGGCGGGGTCTGTGTCTACGGTCGTCACCGCTCGCCACCGCGGGCCTCGTCGACCGGTACGCCGAATCCTGCCGCCGGCCGATGGGAACAGTCGTCGCGTCACGCGCCGAAGGCAGGAGCGGGGGACCCAAGGTAAGTGCCGTCCCCGGCCGTTGAGACAGACGGCCGACGGACCGGCTTGGGGTGAAGCCGCGCGCTGGGTCGCGCGGCCGGGCAACTCACATGGCCCGAACCCGACAGCTCACCTCGCAGGCGTCGGTGAGGAGAAGTCCCATGCTGTTTTCCGCCAAGGGCAAACACCGTCGTCCCTCCAAGGCCACCCGCGCCGTCGCCCTCGCCGGTGTCGCCGGCGTCGCCGTCGCCGCCCCGCTGATGACCGCCGGGTCCGCCTCGGCCGCGACCACCTCCGAGTGGGACGCCGTCGCCCAGTGCGAGTCCGGCGGCAACTGGTCCATCAACACCGGCAACGGTTACTACGGCGGCCTGCAGTTCTCGGCCTCCACCTGGGCCGCCTTCGGTGGCACCGCGTACGCCGCGACCGCCGACCAGGCCTCGAAGTCGCAGCAGATCACCATCGCCGAGAAGGTCCTGGCCGGCCAGGGCAAGGGCGCCTGGCCGACCTGTGGCGTCGGCCTGTCCAACGCCTCCTACGAGGGCGGCGCCGAGGCGAGCACCCAGCGGAGCGCCCCGCGGCAGGAGCGTCAGGCCGAGCAGCCGGCGACCCGCAGCGAGCAGCGGACCGCCCCGAAGGCCGAGTCGAAGAAGACCGTCACCACCCCGACCGGCAAGAAGGTCAAGAAGGGCGACGGCGAGTACAAGGTCGTCGCCGGCGACACCCTGAGCAAGATCGCCGCCGCGCACGACGTCAAGGGCGGCTGGGAGAAGCTCTTCGAGCTCAACAAGGACGTCGTCGAGGACGCCGACCTGATCTACCCGGGCCAGCAGCTTCACCTGAAGTGAGCCCGACGGCTCGCGTGAGTCCGGCGGCTCACGCGGGTCCCACGACCCTCCCGCGGTGACCACCCCGTCCCGGCGCGCCCTTCCCCCCGTGCGCGCCGGGACGGGGTTTCCGTGTTACCGATGAGTAGTTCCGGGGTCCTTTGACCCGGGATGCATGCCCTTGGGTCCTTTTTCGTCCCAGGGGGCGGGCGCCCGGCTGGCCGGAGGCCCCGAGCCGGTTAGGCTCTTGTCGCAAGGCCAAAGCGACCCTGCATCGCATGCATCTAGCGTCACATCCCAGAAGGAGATGCTCGTGCCGTCCATCGACGTCGTCGTAGCCCGGGAAATCCTGGACTCCCGAGGCAACCCCACGGTCGAGGTCGAGGTCGGCCTCGACGACGGCAGCACCGGCCGTGCTGCCGTTCCGTCCGGTGCCTCCACCGGAGCGTTCGAGGCCATTGAGCTCCGTGACGGAGACAAGAGCCGCTACATGGGCAAGGGTGTCGAGAAGGCCGTTCTCGCCGTCATCGAGCAGATCGGCCCGGAGCTCGTCGGCTACGACGCCACCGAGCAGCGCCTGATCGACCAGGCGATGTTCGACCTGGACGCCACGGACAACAAGGCCTCCCTCGGCGCCAACGCCATCCTCGGCGTCTCCCTCGCCGTCGCGCACGCCGCCTCCGAGGCCTCCGACCTCCCGCTCTTCCGCTACCTGGGCGGCCCGAACGCGCACCTGCTGCCCGTTCCGATGATGAACATCCTGAACGGCGGCTCGCACGCCGACTCCAACGTGGACATCCAGGAGTTCATGATCGCGCCGATCGGCGCGGAGTCCTTCTCCGAGGCCCTGCGCTGGGGCACCGAGGTCTACCACACCCTCAAGTCCGTCCTGAAGACCAAGGGCCTGTCCACCGGTCTCGGCGACGAGGGCGGCTTCGCCCCGAACCTCGGCTCCAACCGCGAGGCGCTCGACCTCATCCTCGAGGCCATCAAGCAGGCCGGCTACGTCCCGGGCAAGGACATCGCGCTGGCGCTCGACTGCGCCGCGTCCGAGTTCTACAAGGACGGCTCCTACGAGTTCGAGGGCAAGTCCCGCTCGGCCGCCGAGATGACGGACTACTACGCGGAGCTCGTCGACGCGTACCCGCTGGTCTCCATCGAGGACCCGCTGTTCGAGGACGACTGGGCCGGCTGGAAGACCATCACCGACAAGCTCGGCGCCAAGGTGCAGCTGGTCGGTGACGACCTGTTCGTCACCAACCCGGAGCGCCTGGCCCGCGGCATCGAGGAGAGCACCGCCAACGCCCTCCTGGTCAAGGTCAACCAGATCGGTTCGCTGACCGAGACCCTGGACGCCGTCGAGCTGGCCCAGCGCAACGGCTTCAAGTGCATGATGTCCCACCGCTCCGGCGAGACCGAGGACGTCACCATCGCCGACCTCGCCGTCGCCACCAACTGCGGCCAGATCAAGACCGGCGCCCCGGCCCGCTCCGAGCGCGTCGCCAAGTACAACCAGCTCCTGCGCATCGAGGAGATCCTCGACGACGCCGCGGTCTACGCCGGCCGCAGCGCCTTCCCGCGCTTCAAGGGCTGAACCTCCCGCAGGTAGCTTCCGTACGTCCCCGCACTCGGTCCCGTACCGTGTGCGGGGACGTACGCATTGAAGAGGGAGGCGGAAGACATGGCAGCGAAGGACCGGGACCGGTTCTCGACCGCGACCCGGATCAGGCTGCTCGGCGAGCAGACCGCCGCCCGCGTCTACCGCTCCCAGACCCGCCGCCAGGCCCGCCGCTCGCGCCTCACCGGCCGCGCGGCTTTCCTCGCCCTGGTCGTCTGCTCGCTGGTGGTGGCGCTCGCCTACCCCATGCGGCAGTACGTCTCCCAGCGCGGCGAGATCGCCGACCAGGAGCGCAGGGCCGCCGAGGCCGCCGACCGGGTCGAGCAGCTCAGGGACGAGAAGGCCCGGCTCCAGGACCCCGCGTACGTCCGCCGTCTCGCCCGCGAGCATCTGCACTACGTCATGCCCGGCGAGACGGGCTTCACCGTGAACGACCCCGACGCCGAGCGCGCCCGGCGCACCGAGCAGGGCGCGGCCGACCGCCCCTGGTACTCCCATGTCTGGGAGGGCGTCGATCACGCCGACGCGGGCCGCTGACGCGGCGACGCGAGATGATGGCCCCACCGAACCGCCCCACCGACGAGAAGACAGACGCAGGCATGGAAACGCCCCCTCCGCAGACCGCACGCACCGAGCCGA harbors:
- the eno gene encoding phosphopyruvate hydratase; translation: MPSIDVVVAREILDSRGNPTVEVEVGLDDGSTGRAAVPSGASTGAFEAIELRDGDKSRYMGKGVEKAVLAVIEQIGPELVGYDATEQRLIDQAMFDLDATDNKASLGANAILGVSLAVAHAASEASDLPLFRYLGGPNAHLLPVPMMNILNGGSHADSNVDIQEFMIAPIGAESFSEALRWGTEVYHTLKSVLKTKGLSTGLGDEGGFAPNLGSNREALDLILEAIKQAGYVPGKDIALALDCAASEFYKDGSYEFEGKSRSAAEMTDYYAELVDAYPLVSIEDPLFEDDWAGWKTITDKLGAKVQLVGDDLFVTNPERLARGIEESTANALLVKVNQIGSLTETLDAVELAQRNGFKCMMSHRSGETEDVTIADLAVATNCGQIKTGAPARSERVAKYNQLLRIEEILDDAAVYAGRSAFPRFKG
- a CDS encoding FtsB family cell division protein translates to MAAKDRDRFSTATRIRLLGEQTAARVYRSQTRRQARRSRLTGRAAFLALVVCSLVVALAYPMRQYVSQRGEIADQERRAAEAADRVEQLRDEKARLQDPAYVRRLAREHLHYVMPGETGFTVNDPDAERARRTEQGAADRPWYSHVWEGVDHADAGR
- a CDS encoding transglycosylase family protein yields the protein MLFSAKGKHRRPSKATRAVALAGVAGVAVAAPLMTAGSASAATTSEWDAVAQCESGGNWSINTGNGYYGGLQFSASTWAAFGGTAYAATADQASKSQQITIAEKVLAGQGKGAWPTCGVGLSNASYEGGAEASTQRSAPRQERQAEQPATRSEQRTAPKAESKKTVTTPTGKKVKKGDGEYKVVAGDTLSKIAAAHDVKGGWEKLFELNKDVVEDADLIYPGQQLHLK
- a CDS encoding transglycosylase family protein; its protein translation is MRSGNGRHRRPRQAPAIVVAAGVTGSALALPLLAAGSASAADAATWDRVAECESGGQWSANFGNGLYGGLQFTQEGWERHGGLAYATSADYASRAQQIAVAEKALAAGDTQWDTCAPIAGLTNDGTAPEVDPGPAVTPAPTGPVYGSNRTEGLPAGPEAVPTQPETTRTTPAGPTTPATPDASAPSDAPISGATPETSVTPSTPAAPGTGKHRGDAAKEESGTTDKVDDSGRHAAPVDGPDAPTSDVTGGEGSNNPDTTDTSDATGIAGEYTVKPGDSLSEIAQQNELPGGWTSLYDANRQTVGADPDLIHPGQSLDLTIGLPQKAK